Part of the Oryzias melastigma strain HK-1 linkage group LG11, ASM292280v2, whole genome shotgun sequence genome, CAGTCAAGGAAAAGAACatgccagaaaaacaaaacattagaattaggtttttacaaagtaaaataaaaatacaaatttaacagaaaatactaaaaaacagTTCATGTAGTACAAATACAATCCATGTACTAAATAAATGTTCTCCACACTAACTGTACAGACAAAAGACAAACTGAAATCCCATTTAAACAGGTAAAGATGAAATTGACTTTTAATCTCAAGagaatttggaaaataaagtattaaaatatttttttactaaagtttgACCCaaagttttgaattaaaattatgaaaaatattttttaaaatgttgtgtttaggTTTTCTCAAGACGTCTTGGTAGcttatttttaatagaaatagcaaatatttttacaggTTATCAGACaagaactataaaaaaaaacatcttaactaCTAACATTCAATTTAAATGTTGTAGATGTAATTTGTGCACACCTGTTATTTTAAGTGTGGGGTCATAGGGGGTCACTAAAGCCTCGCCAGCAACATCATAGGACAAAaatagggttaaaaaaaagcttttttgttttcttgtcaaCACTTATCAATAACTAgttgaaacttttcaaaattgttgctgtacttttatttattaattatttaggtggtatttttttatttatatttaagaaattaaacTCATACACAACACAGGATGTTATAGCATTAAATCATTGTCTCACCATAAACACCAGATATGTAGgttcttttatttactattttaaaataaataaacaattctatattaaagtaattaaaaccATGGTGAGAGAGGAGCCTTTGCTTTGCTCAGACCAGAGCAAACAGGTTGGTTTCATatggaaaaacaaagtattttatatatttggAGGAGTTAAACTgaggtaaatatttatttcttaaattgttCAGTTTTGACTCTCTCTAAAAAGATCCTGGACTTATTAACTCATCGTTGAATATGAAGTTCAgctgttcatctttttttaggACACAAACATGAAGCTCAGAGCCAACCAATGTAgcaccacaaagaaaaaaaatccaaataaaaaatgtaattatctgACATTTAAGCAGTCAGCTCGCTAGTTCAGTCTCTGTGAAGACCTCTAACATGGAAACTAAAACATGTTCAACTTTGCTTTTGCATTTGGCTGACCTGTGGACGCTGTCATGAGCCGCTTGTATCCCAGTGTCGATCTGCAGCACAGTCTTGTAATCCACGTAGGCCTTCCTGTAGCGCTCCAGTGACTCATAAGCCATGGCTCTGCGCAACAGAGGCTTCAAGGAGTACGGCTGAAGCTCCAAAGCCCTAATAGGATCAGAGAGATGGCGAAAGAGAGGATCAAAATGTACTCACCTCCACTCTGGTTCAGAGGtgtgcattcattcattcattcaggaaAGGGAATATGTGTATTTCTACAACAGACTTCTCTGGAACTTTATagctaaaaataacaataaataataatatgaaataaattaataatactttaataaaattaatgaataaTATGGGATATTAACAAgccataaaaatatacagtcATGCATAGAGCTTCTCTGTGACCTCTGATCCCCAAACCTCATTTCAACACCCACAGAACGGAAAGGTTTGATCAGCCCACCGCTTCACTCCGAGCTCATgcacaaacaggaaaacacaagcttttcttttcattagAACATAAAAGTATAATCTATCTGATCTTAATGTCATTGAGGAAGAGTCTACTAGTGAAACAATAATGGTAGCCTTTTGATCTCAATGTGGTCATTCATTTTCACAAGTTAAAGCTTTGGAAAATCTAAGacattacttgaaaaaaaagatgattttcataAATTGAAAATACTCTACGACTACTGGGTGTGTACTGTATGTTAAAAGTaccattttttatgaattgataaatatttatctagtgtaataatgtgttttcattattaataaataaagtaacaTGCAAGTACAATGTCTTAAATGTTGTCAGAATATTTACagtcctttatttatttttgtttattttatgaaaagtaGTTTGAAGTGTTCTGTAACAGGAAAAGTGcttgataaataaagtttaattttgaatttaagttAAAGTAAATAAGGTCCATGGCACTTTTTCCTCATTCTGGGGCAGCCATGATATGTAGATAGATCTGTTGGCTTTTGATCGTAACATCACAGATTTGGTTCCCCCCAACCTCCATGTGTTAGCAAAGATAAGCAACTaaaggcctcgagggccggaatcctgcatgttttccaacattccctgctctgacatgttctaattggacacacctgaaccaggtaatcagtcatgagcaGGGCTTggaaatctggaaatcatgcagacactgcggccctcgaggcctggagttgcctatccttgTGTTAAGGTGTCCTATAGGCACCTGAACCCCATATTTCTCCTGGTGGGTATGAGTTGGTGCTAATGTTCACTAGTAGAGTGTGTCAATGTGGACTGTGACTgaaaagcgctttgggccttcgaggaaggtagtgAAAGGCTATACGTATAAACTATTAACCAATTTCAAAATGGATTCAActgagtgcaaaaaaaaaagtttggatgacatgttattttgtaaaaacaaacacacgtAATCACGTACTTGGTACAGTCCTGTATGCAGTCTGCACTGTTTCCATCCTTCAGGTAGCAGGCAGCTCTGTTGGAGTAGAGAATACACAGGTCTTCTGGACTGTCAACCCCTGTAGAAGAACAAACCAGTCGTCTGacactttgaaataaaactgatttaaaaacaccaatCTTGGTTTGGTGTTTTCCTTTGGTTGCAGGCAGTACTGCAGATGATGCAGCTGCATTTCAACAGTGCAGAAATGCTGAAGCGGTGAGGGGTAGAGAGGTGTTAATAGTCTCTTCAGCTGAGTCATTTCCTTCTTCACCCCGTGCAGACATCGGTCCAATCTAACACTGACAGATTCAAAAAGGCGGATCTGAGAACATAGTCTGACTCAGTTCTACCAGGGGATCAGCGGGCCCTCCAAAGTGCTAAGAAATGACTATTGTCAAGGAGTCAGCTCAGTTCTCCTGAAGGTTATAAATCCTGCAGTCAAGGTTCAGTCCTTGCTAACACTTAAGGACTTTTGTGTAATCTGCCAGTCTGGTGCATTCACTTGCCAGACCTCTTTTCTCggtttattaaaatgaaaactagaAGTGAAAGTGATGATAAACAGGAAGAAAGGCAGTGGGTCACCATGTGTGGTGCAGACATGGGATCTTGTGGATGATGGAGTCAAGTGACTGTCTCCACATCCATGTGATGAGCATTTATAATACACATacataaactttattcattttattttgaaaaacatttatgtttttctctgcatttagTGTTTTTACAGTTAAATCACATTCATTTTAGCTGTTTCTCAGTCCTCACCTGCCTCAGCACATCCTTCAATGGCTTGCGTGTACTTCCCCAGCGCCTCTCCGAACTGTCCGTGCTTGAAGAGGTGGTTCCCCTCATTCTTCAGCCGGGCCAGGTGGGGGGGCAGGGCCCCGGCTGGAGCATCCAGGTAACTCGTATCCACTGCGGGACTGGCCTGCTCCTCCTTCCGGCTGTTTTCTCGCGGAGACCCGTTGGACAGTCCCTTCTCTGGAGCTTTGTGGTTATGAGGTTTCCCCGCCGCTGTGCCTCCATGATTAGTTTTTGTTGCCCCGCCGCCACCCGGCGGTTTCTCCTGCGCGTTCCCCATGGCTGCGCTCCTTCTGGACCTGGTTAACTCCTCCTCGCTGCAGTTAGAAATGAGGCTGACCGGGGATTTCTCCAGGACACGCCCCCAGCTCTAGTGCGTCACACGCGATGAAACCAAGGGGGAGGGGACGCAGTAAAATCCGCCGCAGATGAAGGCGGAAGCCTCACACGGTGTGTCGGTGGATttctgcttttcaaaataaaactcctgaCCACCTGCAACCTTGACGTCGTAATCAAATGTATatctttaaaagaaatctttttcaatatttctggTAAAtattctgtaatttgttttgtaaaatatttactcTCTCACATTCTTTGCTTTggaaacatgtattttatttggctTCCACAAAACCAAGTATATCATATGTcgttttaattataaatacatttattactgTTCCTTGCTTAATTTTACAATtctaaatgcaaattttcttaCAAAATTCAAACGTTTTCTTT contains:
- the spag1a gene encoding sperm-associated antigen 1A; translated protein: MGNAQEKPPGGGGATKTNHGGTAAGKPHNHKAPEKGLSNGSPRENSRKEEQASPAVDTSYLDAPAGALPPHLARLKNEGNHLFKHGQFGEALGKYTQAIEGCAEAGVDSPEDLCILYSNRAACYLKDGNSADCIQDCTKALELQPYSLKPLLRRAMAYESLERYRKAYVDYKTVLQIDTGIQAAHDSVHRITKMLIEQDGPEWREKLPEIPAVPLSVQQQHREKPISIEQAQARAARAAQDEARKKEARFTLLKQEGNDLVKKGLFQEALQKYSECLALKPEECALYTNRAICYLKLNNFEEAKRDCDSAIQLDPANKKAFYRRALAFKGLQDYLSASSDLQEVLQLDPNVREAEQELEEVTGLLRQSLMENATRG